A portion of the Nitratidesulfovibrio termitidis HI1 genome contains these proteins:
- a CDS encoding HlyD family type I secretion periplasmic adaptor subunit, whose translation MSEVDAALHRKGHPLAFLLSASLGLFFLVFIGWAAFASLDEVTRGQAQVIPSQRIQEIQNLEGGIISEIFVREGQIVEKGTVLVRLDNESAASFFRDAVAKSYEHMAAIARLEAELSGKDPVYPPEVVENAPQVVADQTSIHNARKRQLELELSVLESQLTQKRQEVEEMVGRQGQLGASLRVAQEQRDIARPLVEKQIYSKVDYLSLEQRVIQLRGDISSLAVNIPKARSAVHEVEQRLSHRKAEVRSQAVEEINKRRVELNSLRETLSAGEDRVTRTDLRAPVRGTVKRIIINTQGGVVKPGESILELVPLDDTLLIEARIRPADIAFLHPGQKAIVKITAYDFSIYGGLEAGLEQISADTIEDRKGEFYYLVKLRTKKNAITYRGENLPIMPGMTATVDILTGKKTVLDYLLKPILKAQQNALRER comes from the coding sequence ATGAGCGAGGTGGACGCGGCCCTGCACCGCAAGGGGCATCCGCTGGCCTTTCTGCTGTCCGCCTCGTTGGGGCTGTTCTTTCTGGTGTTCATCGGTTGGGCGGCCTTTGCCTCGCTGGACGAGGTGACGCGCGGCCAGGCCCAGGTCATTCCTTCGCAGCGCATCCAGGAAATCCAGAACCTGGAAGGCGGCATCATCAGCGAAATATTCGTGCGCGAAGGGCAGATCGTCGAAAAGGGCACGGTGCTGGTGCGCCTGGATAACGAATCGGCGGCCAGCTTTTTCCGCGACGCAGTGGCGAAATCGTACGAGCACATGGCCGCCATCGCCCGGCTGGAGGCGGAACTGTCGGGCAAGGATCCGGTGTACCCGCCGGAAGTGGTGGAGAATGCCCCGCAGGTGGTGGCCGACCAGACTTCCATCCACAATGCCCGCAAGCGTCAGCTGGAACTGGAACTGAGCGTGCTGGAGAGCCAGCTTACGCAGAAGCGCCAGGAAGTGGAGGAAATGGTGGGGCGGCAGGGCCAGTTGGGAGCCAGCCTGCGCGTGGCGCAGGAACAGCGCGACATTGCCCGCCCGCTGGTGGAAAAGCAGATTTATTCCAAGGTGGACTACCTGAGCCTTGAACAGCGCGTCATCCAGCTGCGCGGCGACATCAGTTCGCTGGCCGTGAACATCCCCAAGGCCCGCAGCGCGGTGCACGAGGTGGAGCAGCGCTTGTCGCACCGCAAGGCCGAGGTGCGCTCGCAGGCGGTGGAAGAAATCAACAAGCGCCGCGTGGAACTGAATTCGCTGCGCGAAACCCTGTCCGCCGGTGAAGACCGGGTGACCCGTACCGACCTGCGCGCCCCGGTGCGCGGCACGGTGAAGCGCATCATCATCAATACCCAGGGCGGGGTGGTGAAGCCGGGTGAATCCATTCTGGAACTGGTGCCGCTGGACGACACACTGCTGATCGAAGCGCGCATCCGCCCGGCGGACATCGCCTTCCTGCATCCGGGTCAGAAGGCCATCGTCAAGATCACCGCCTATGACTTCTCCATCTACGGCGGCCTGGAGGCGGGGCTGGAGCAGATCAGCGCGGACACCATAGAGGACCGCAAGGGCGAGTTCTACTATCTGGTCAAGCTGCGCACCAAGAAGAACGCCATTACCTATCGCGGCGAAAACCTGCCCATCATGCCGGGCATGACCGCCACGGTGGATATCCTTACCGGCAAGAAGACGGTGCTTGATTATCTGCT
- a CDS encoding type I secretion system permease/ATPase codes for MRGLDPADVDYTPPLIECMAFLFRLHGKPVSTRFLVAGLPMSDGPVHPSACIRAARTAGMASSVVYRPTLDRISALTLPCILLLRQEKACVLLGLNGDKAEVLFPETGMEPRSVPVDELTKEYTGYAMFARLEGKLDRRVSEIKLLKAKRWFWDTLLHFLPIYKHVLFASVVVNLLTIVSPLFFMNVYDRVVPNSATETLWVLAIGIGIAYVFDFLLRNLRSYFVDVAGRNADIVLASRLMNQLMSLRLDAKPDSTGSLANNLREFESLREFFGSTTLLALVDLPFLVLFVLIVCFIGGPIGVVPMLAVPIVVGIGMLLQLPFQRVAEAGYKEGMQKNALLVEIINGLETVKSSLAEGRMQHAWEKVVGMSAVSNAHTKGLANISVTMSILFTQLVSVTVIIWGVYRISDGLLTMGGLIACNMLASRAMAPLSQVAAMLARLQQSRMALKSLDMLMNLPTERPEDRPYVDFGPLEHSMVFESVSFAYPGSERLALENVNATIRPGERVGIIGRMGSGKSTLGRLAIGLYQPRDGAVRFGGVDIRQMDMADLRSRVGYLAQDNYLFYGSVRDNIAIGVPNADDRMILRAATIAGVVDFVRGHPAGFGMPVGERGMALSGGQRQAVALARSLLHDPDVLILDEPSSNMDNSSEMALKRRLAEILDKKTLILVTHRVSMLDLVDRLIVLDHGRVVADGPKQAVLAALRGDQVRAAGPARFSGAPAQAPRPPQSPQSPQPPRPPRPPQQG; via the coding sequence ATGCGCGGGCTGGACCCGGCGGACGTGGACTACACCCCGCCGCTCATCGAATGCATGGCCTTTCTGTTCCGCCTGCACGGCAAGCCCGTGTCCACGCGGTTTCTCGTCGCCGGGTTGCCCATGTCGGACGGGCCGGTGCATCCCTCCGCCTGCATCCGCGCCGCGCGCACGGCAGGCATGGCCTCCAGCGTGGTGTACCGCCCCACCCTGGACCGCATCTCCGCGCTGACGCTGCCATGCATCCTGCTGCTGCGGCAGGAAAAGGCCTGCGTGCTGCTGGGCCTGAACGGCGACAAGGCCGAGGTGCTGTTTCCCGAAACGGGCATGGAACCGCGCAGCGTGCCCGTGGACGAACTGACCAAGGAATACACCGGCTACGCCATGTTCGCCCGGCTGGAAGGCAAGCTGGACCGCCGGGTCAGCGAGATAAAGCTGCTGAAGGCCAAGCGCTGGTTCTGGGATACGCTGCTGCACTTCCTGCCCATCTACAAGCACGTGCTGTTCGCCAGCGTGGTGGTGAACCTGCTGACCATCGTCAGCCCGCTGTTCTTCATGAACGTGTATGACCGCGTGGTGCCCAACAGCGCCACGGAAACGCTGTGGGTGCTGGCCATAGGCATCGGCATCGCCTACGTGTTCGACTTTCTGCTGCGCAACCTGCGCAGCTACTTCGTGGACGTGGCGGGCCGCAACGCCGACATCGTGCTGGCCAGCCGCCTGATGAACCAGCTGATGAGCCTGCGCCTGGACGCCAAGCCCGACTCCACCGGGTCTCTGGCCAACAACCTGCGCGAGTTCGAATCGCTGCGCGAGTTCTTCGGCTCCACCACGCTGCTGGCGCTGGTGGACCTGCCCTTCCTGGTGCTGTTCGTGCTCATCGTGTGCTTCATCGGCGGCCCCATCGGCGTGGTGCCCATGCTGGCGGTGCCCATCGTGGTGGGCATCGGCATGCTGCTCCAGTTGCCGTTCCAGCGGGTGGCCGAGGCGGGCTACAAGGAAGGCATGCAGAAGAACGCCCTGCTGGTGGAGATCATCAACGGGCTGGAAACGGTAAAGTCGTCGCTGGCGGAAGGCCGCATGCAGCACGCCTGGGAAAAGGTGGTGGGCATGAGCGCCGTCTCCAATGCCCATACCAAGGGGCTGGCCAACATCTCGGTGACCATGTCCATCCTGTTCACCCAGTTGGTCAGCGTGACGGTGATCATCTGGGGCGTGTACCGCATTTCGGACGGCCTGCTGACCATGGGCGGGCTGATCGCCTGCAACATGCTGGCCTCGCGCGCCATGGCCCCGCTGAGCCAGGTGGCGGCCATGCTGGCGCGGTTGCAACAGTCGCGCATGGCCCTGAAGTCGCTGGACATGCTCATGAACCTGCCCACCGAGCGGCCCGAAGATCGTCCTTATGTCGACTTCGGCCCGCTGGAACATTCCATGGTTTTCGAAAGCGTCTCCTTCGCCTACCCGGGCTCGGAACGGCTGGCGCTGGAGAACGTCAACGCCACCATTCGCCCCGGCGAGCGGGTGGGCATCATCGGGCGCATGGGGTCGGGCAAATCCACCCTGGGGCGTCTGGCCATCGGCCTGTACCAGCCGCGTGACGGCGCCGTGCGCTTCGGCGGGGTGGACATCCGCCAGATGGACATGGCCGACCTGCGCTCGCGCGTGGGCTACCTTGCCCAGGACAACTACCTGTTCTACGGCTCGGTGCGCGACAACATCGCCATCGGCGTGCCCAACGCCGACGACAGGATGATCCTGCGCGCCGCCACCATCGCCGGTGTGGTCGACTTCGTGCGGGGGCACCCGGCGGGTTTCGGCATGCCGGTGGGCGAGCGGGGCATGGCCCTTTCGGGCGGGCAGCGTCAGGCCGTGGCCCTGGCCCGTTCGCTGTTGCACGACCCTGACGTTTTGATACTGGACGAACCGTCCAGCAACATGGACAATTCGTCGGAAATGGCGCTGAAGCGGCGCCTTGCGGAAATACTGGACAAGAAGACGCTGATTCTGGTCACCCACCGGGTGAGCATGCTGGACCTGGTGGACCGGCTGATCGTGCTCGACCATGGCCGGGTGGTGGCTGACGGCCCCAAGCAGGCCGTACTTGCCGCGTTGCGCGGCGATCAGGTGCGCGCGGCGGGGCCTGCGCGCTTTTCGGGCGCGCCCGCCCAGGCGCCCAGACCACCGCAATCACCGCAATCACCGCAACCACCGCGACCACCGCGACCACCGCAACAGGGCTGA
- a CDS encoding Calx-beta domain-containing protein gives MTRSPQGAAGRGTAPATEPVTLLLPSAGQELHFDANADSRFALGFPTDAASLDRSGDDLVFSFPDGGRIVLSGFFEGNNADLLPEFSLPEGGTISGYDFLAALEPDLLPAAGPGAGTGAAGGGVGDYSDDPGSLIAGVDRMDPLSPFFWNSAVEPTLDAEGPLDTASGTLGFTLLPVNPDGSLATTLGGYEDNRPDQHLDPTGGPEQPLQLTVAFTPADNEELTQLTLTGFHEGTTISIGDPSFGPGSFVVTGPGQTVTLTPAQIAAGVFVRPPEDSSADMNLSATADIRDPDSGMTNAISGTFTLVIDAVADKPGLEATAQSAPAAEETPVTVHATATFTDLDGSERHYIEVRDIPTDWVLTGTLPQGWVIVDPVTHQPVTTPLHALGENATYTLVIEVTDATTASYGGINSGDSASIGADLTFDPRDWSDERWGDGTPREGDGGATLTVAAVAQETVTDGELTTANNTSETTDTVVVSRTEDHPDITPDGTTGHALTLVADESAGLQQYGGKGDVDPSTLSAPVNAVLAGLDLSAADALSATRGTVTFDLHSDGSAEAAGNQATPSAVSIAWDATQAVPEGTVLRTASGADITLTVDENDPHVLHGVYTEDDVQHTAFVVVIADANLSGAGTATVTFVQYAPLAHGNTGNHNEGQELPAFRFTVTDDEGDTTSATVQVTVHDDGPTANADNNTFDEATVTAIDGNVLTGESSHGTDSTPDASGTDGWTGSGGPVTGFSVVVGSTTYGGLALDTPVTIYNPGSSVPAGTFTLHADGSYTFTRVPGQDIADSFTMKVNYTVTDGDGDSASSSLTLHLNAAPTLQLSLTGDSQVYEDAAYGARVNPAGGGNDGWNASGDNSHDIATYTVSWAYAGGRATDGTFAAGSFSFDVTLKDGSAKFDADTTDNTTMANTGDVTWAVADGNGGWTAMTFNLTTADGRAALVAALNAELAERYGSNAEGESYVRVASVSADGRTLTFTVLDGCPLDDALPVRVAAIDDRLGDNGETYSVQIGNIHPVEDTPSTMDVVIAGQRNQSTTVYDEGNAAEGDGFRVGLESPVHVQESDGSAQLTVVLYEKDGDLYTVDEGPVQNITVSLKFGATGDTAGADQDYFTTTSYTLKPSDWTWNATEGRWEAKLPVKLADDRLSEGSESFTVKLTGVSGHEAGLNDARTTATVTITDDTAAGHEAKLDGPSLEYFGPETVVREPVAPGESAEFAGGVNTTDTVNTVGYTIILTEVAAQDVVVWLKLGSEGLGTDFRTGTGLHAASETSGLPGYADRPEGADYYVIVKAGEASARFTVDILHDHDTAADGHGVDAGTDTVSWTIVDMQGSEVRFTPGESGSTSTETIADDMHGPVVSITELDVTQNTADATTTIKVGLGNDAEGHATANEDVTVTVQMVYSDGSVHEYTVTIPAGQDMGSLTLPIPHTDYYHVRVVGADGGETRYDDGFRFVDVTGPGGGGGTDHGRVTLGLAAHDLPENASHDGVNQSVYTVTGSLSDNYRPLQNGDVSFTLKTFDNSAHSPDDYTAGDVTVTVDSGLMVLARMSATESFSVDVMEDGTAVFTIPDLQFLGGTHAVSISFAPDGAASIVVDGKPADGLIATLIEDHLLHGAVTVTGTTPIVNVVDDNRVEGDETYSVVLSNLSGNATVAGDGHGSMDTATIIDNDAPMVQVTITDHTGAQTDTATEGQAHPLTVTVNLVDADGHALALGDGPVTFQLTFSGTAEQGKDFAPYTTLVTIPDGGSAASVQVSLPDDYISDGNRTFVVTATPVANDPYNGYPAGFIGSGSSVEVTIVDHVNGPDVTLTASTTSISENNGTASFGISMDKAVEEDATFTVRVDFGPGMTEADLAGVKIGTGTVSTDGIVRILGGPDGATVVGWEFQVSVPKGSAGGGAFSVVTQNDYQTEGKETFTVSLVDSHGGEIGSLGDAHTVTVNDTLDGPQVYLDTRGDYGTAEEGGSAELHIGMTKAAVADFSVDLTVQTPELLTPGSTATLWIKTASGDWQAVDTAVAIGADGSLRVTVPAGAVDAKVSFDLAGNDVVGDSHTLTVTLDGVADGESAVRSVGSLTSTFAEESHNSITYQLAGSAPDSNAVVTYTLKGVAFANVASVTVDGQAVTITNVGGKATFSVTGAAGAAISDRITVTFKDAGAAADKAALTIGSSVRLSADIAVADATPGLVAAAATLIALTGDDAALAATGVLHVSDLLAGVDDPSPHAAGIGFGDNASASDGMGHAGSGWTTDTASGELHYSLTGDGHYTWTAHDLGDAADKATSTLTTHVQTGTVFDGSDDAHGIGLIVAGSSHGDTITGSSGDDRIHGGAGNDHLYGGDGNDVLHGGDGNDHLDGGVGMNTLYGDAGDDTLVARDISGDGFITSDDFGGLHGGTGHDTLLVQGEDVTLDFSRITAGTVTGIEAIDLTAHGAQHVTLSLDDLTSSDTGSLSVVFGEAPVLSASSAASSDHAADGSVTFTAAGGDSVTLTGLTATQIASIGDLTDTQDHQLLIHQVVSSTSGG, from the coding sequence ATGACCCGTTCCCCGCAGGGTGCCGCCGGGCGCGGCACCGCCCCCGCCACAGAGCCTGTCACGTTGCTCCTGCCCTCTGCCGGGCAGGAGCTTCATTTCGACGCCAACGCCGACTCCCGTTTCGCCCTTGGCTTTCCCACCGATGCCGCCAGCCTTGACCGCAGCGGCGACGACCTTGTCTTCAGCTTTCCCGATGGCGGCCGCATCGTGCTGTCCGGGTTCTTCGAAGGCAACAACGCCGACCTGCTGCCGGAATTCAGCCTTCCCGAAGGCGGCACCATTTCCGGCTACGACTTTCTGGCCGCGCTGGAGCCCGACCTGCTGCCCGCCGCCGGTCCGGGTGCGGGCACGGGTGCTGCCGGTGGGGGCGTCGGCGACTACAGCGACGACCCCGGCAGCCTCATCGCCGGGGTGGACCGCATGGATCCTTTGTCCCCGTTCTTCTGGAACAGCGCCGTGGAACCCACCCTGGACGCCGAAGGCCCCCTGGACACCGCGTCCGGCACGCTGGGCTTCACGCTGCTGCCGGTAAACCCCGACGGCAGCCTGGCCACCACCCTGGGCGGCTATGAGGACAACCGGCCCGACCAGCACCTGGACCCCACGGGCGGTCCCGAGCAGCCGTTGCAACTTACCGTGGCCTTCACCCCGGCGGACAACGAGGAACTGACCCAGCTCACCCTCACCGGCTTCCATGAAGGCACCACCATCAGCATCGGCGACCCGTCCTTCGGACCCGGCAGCTTCGTGGTGACCGGCCCCGGCCAGACCGTCACGCTGACCCCGGCCCAGATCGCCGCGGGCGTTTTCGTACGGCCGCCGGAAGACAGTTCCGCCGACATGAATCTTTCGGCCACCGCCGACATCCGCGACCCGGATTCCGGCATGACCAACGCCATCTCCGGCACCTTCACGCTGGTCATCGACGCCGTGGCCGACAAGCCCGGCCTGGAGGCCACGGCGCAGTCCGCCCCGGCTGCCGAGGAAACGCCCGTCACCGTGCATGCCACGGCCACCTTCACCGACCTGGACGGCTCGGAGCGCCACTACATCGAAGTGCGCGACATCCCCACCGACTGGGTGCTCACCGGCACCCTGCCGCAAGGCTGGGTGATCGTGGACCCGGTCACCCACCAGCCGGTCACCACGCCGCTGCACGCCCTGGGCGAAAACGCCACCTACACCCTGGTCATCGAGGTGACGGACGCCACCACCGCCAGCTACGGCGGCATCAATTCCGGCGACAGCGCCAGCATCGGCGCGGACCTCACCTTCGACCCGCGCGACTGGTCCGACGAACGCTGGGGCGACGGCACCCCGCGCGAAGGCGATGGCGGCGCCACCCTGACCGTGGCCGCCGTGGCGCAGGAAACCGTGACCGATGGCGAACTGACCACCGCCAACAACACTTCCGAAACCACGGACACCGTGGTGGTCTCGCGCACGGAGGACCACCCGGACATCACGCCGGATGGAACCACCGGCCATGCCCTGACCCTGGTGGCCGATGAATCCGCCGGGTTGCAGCAGTACGGCGGCAAGGGCGACGTGGACCCCTCTACACTGTCCGCCCCGGTCAATGCCGTGCTGGCGGGCCTTGACCTGTCCGCCGCCGATGCGCTGTCGGCCACGCGGGGCACCGTGACCTTCGACCTGCATTCCGACGGCAGCGCAGAGGCGGCTGGCAACCAGGCCACGCCCTCTGCCGTGTCCATCGCCTGGGACGCCACGCAGGCCGTGCCGGAAGGCACCGTGCTGCGCACCGCATCGGGCGCGGACATCACGCTGACGGTGGATGAAAACGACCCGCACGTGCTCCACGGCGTGTACACCGAGGACGACGTGCAGCACACCGCCTTCGTGGTGGTCATTGCCGATGCCAACCTTTCCGGCGCGGGCACGGCCACGGTCACCTTCGTGCAGTATGCCCCGCTGGCCCACGGAAACACCGGCAACCACAATGAAGGGCAGGAGTTGCCCGCCTTCCGGTTCACCGTCACCGACGACGAGGGCGACACCACCTCGGCCACGGTGCAGGTGACCGTGCACGACGACGGCCCCACCGCCAACGCGGACAACAACACCTTCGACGAGGCCACGGTGACCGCCATCGACGGCAACGTGCTGACCGGTGAAAGCTCGCACGGCACGGACAGCACGCCCGACGCCTCCGGTACTGATGGCTGGACGGGCAGCGGCGGCCCGGTGACCGGCTTTTCCGTGGTGGTGGGTTCCACCACCTACGGCGGCCTTGCGCTGGACACCCCGGTGACCATCTACAACCCCGGCAGTTCGGTCCCGGCGGGCACCTTCACCCTGCACGCCGACGGCAGCTACACCTTCACCCGCGTGCCGGGGCAGGACATTGCCGATTCCTTCACCATGAAGGTTAACTACACGGTCACGGACGGCGATGGCGATTCCGCCTCGTCCTCCCTGACCCTGCACCTGAACGCCGCGCCCACCCTGCAACTTTCGCTGACCGGCGATTCGCAGGTGTACGAGGACGCGGCGTACGGAGCGCGCGTGAACCCGGCGGGGGGCGGCAACGATGGCTGGAACGCCAGCGGCGACAACAGTCACGACATCGCCACCTACACGGTCAGCTGGGCCTACGCGGGCGGGCGCGCCACCGACGGCACCTTTGCCGCGGGCTCGTTCAGCTTCGACGTGACCCTGAAGGACGGCTCCGCCAAATTCGACGCCGACACCACCGACAACACCACCATGGCCAACACCGGCGACGTGACCTGGGCCGTGGCCGACGGCAACGGCGGGTGGACGGCCATGACCTTCAACCTGACCACCGCCGACGGGCGTGCCGCGCTGGTTGCCGCCCTCAACGCGGAACTGGCCGAACGCTACGGCAGCAATGCCGAAGGCGAAAGCTACGTGCGCGTCGCATCCGTATCCGCCGACGGCAGGACCCTGACCTTCACCGTGCTGGACGGCTGCCCGCTGGACGACGCACTGCCCGTGCGCGTGGCCGCCATCGACGACAGGCTGGGCGACAACGGCGAAACCTACTCCGTACAGATCGGCAACATCCACCCGGTGGAAGACACCCCGTCCACCATGGACGTGGTCATCGCCGGGCAGCGCAACCAGTCCACCACCGTGTACGATGAAGGCAACGCGGCGGAAGGCGACGGCTTCCGCGTGGGGCTGGAAAGCCCGGTACACGTGCAGGAAAGCGACGGTTCGGCCCAGCTCACCGTGGTGCTCTACGAAAAGGACGGCGACCTGTACACGGTGGACGAAGGCCCCGTGCAGAACATCACCGTGTCGCTCAAGTTCGGCGCCACGGGCGACACCGCAGGGGCCGACCAGGACTACTTCACCACCACTTCGTACACGCTGAAGCCCTCCGACTGGACGTGGAACGCCACGGAAGGGCGCTGGGAAGCCAAGCTGCCGGTGAAGCTGGCCGACGACCGCCTGAGCGAGGGCAGTGAAAGCTTTACCGTGAAGCTTACCGGCGTGTCCGGGCACGAGGCCGGACTGAACGACGCCAGGACCACCGCCACGGTGACCATCACCGACGACACCGCCGCCGGACACGAAGCGAAGCTGGACGGCCCGTCGCTGGAATACTTCGGCCCGGAAACCGTGGTGCGCGAACCCGTGGCCCCTGGCGAATCCGCCGAGTTCGCGGGCGGCGTCAACACCACCGACACGGTGAACACCGTGGGCTACACCATCATCCTCACGGAAGTTGCCGCGCAGGACGTGGTGGTGTGGCTGAAGCTGGGATCTGAAGGCCTTGGCACCGACTTCCGCACCGGCACCGGCCTGCACGCGGCGTCGGAAACTTCGGGTCTGCCCGGCTACGCCGACAGGCCCGAAGGCGCCGACTACTACGTCATCGTCAAGGCGGGCGAGGCATCGGCCCGGTTCACCGTGGACATCCTGCACGACCACGACACCGCCGCGGACGGCCATGGCGTGGACGCAGGCACGGACACCGTGTCGTGGACCATCGTGGACATGCAGGGCAGCGAGGTGCGCTTCACCCCCGGCGAATCCGGATCCACCAGCACGGAAACCATCGCCGACGACATGCACGGCCCGGTGGTCTCCATCACCGAACTGGACGTCACCCAGAACACCGCCGACGCCACCACCACCATCAAGGTGGGCCTGGGCAACGACGCCGAAGGCCACGCCACGGCCAACGAGGACGTCACCGTCACTGTGCAGATGGTATACAGCGACGGCAGCGTGCACGAATACACCGTGACCATCCCCGCCGGGCAGGACATGGGCAGCCTTACCCTGCCCATCCCGCACACCGACTACTACCACGTGCGCGTGGTGGGCGCCGATGGCGGCGAAACCCGCTACGACGACGGGTTCCGCTTCGTGGACGTCACCGGCCCCGGCGGTGGCGGCGGCACGGATCATGGCCGCGTCACCCTGGGCCTTGCCGCGCACGACCTGCCGGAAAACGCCAGCCACGACGGGGTGAACCAGTCGGTGTACACCGTCACTGGCAGCCTGTCGGACAATTACCGGCCCCTGCAGAACGGCGACGTCAGCTTTACCCTGAAGACCTTCGACAACAGCGCGCACAGCCCCGACGACTACACGGCGGGCGACGTGACCGTGACCGTGGATTCCGGCCTGATGGTACTGGCCAGGATGTCCGCCACCGAGAGCTTCTCGGTGGATGTCATGGAGGACGGCACGGCGGTGTTCACCATCCCCGACCTGCAATTCCTGGGGGGGACGCACGCGGTGTCCATCAGCTTCGCGCCCGACGGCGCGGCGTCCATCGTGGTGGACGGCAAGCCCGCCGACGGGCTCATCGCCACCCTGATCGAAGACCACCTGCTGCACGGCGCGGTGACCGTAACCGGCACCACGCCCATCGTGAACGTGGTGGACGACAACCGCGTGGAAGGCGACGAAACCTATTCCGTGGTGCTGTCCAACCTCAGCGGCAACGCCACCGTGGCCGGTGACGGGCACGGCAGCATGGACACCGCCACCATCATCGACAACGACGCCCCCATGGTGCAGGTTACCATCACCGACCATACCGGCGCGCAGACGGACACCGCCACCGAAGGCCAGGCCCACCCGCTGACGGTCACGGTCAACCTGGTGGACGCCGACGGGCACGCCCTGGCCCTGGGCGACGGCCCGGTGACCTTCCAGCTGACCTTCAGCGGCACGGCGGAACAGGGCAAGGACTTCGCGCCCTACACCACCCTGGTCACCATTCCCGACGGCGGTTCCGCCGCTTCTGTGCAGGTCAGCCTGCCCGACGATTACATCAGCGACGGCAATCGCACGTTCGTCGTGACGGCCACCCCCGTGGCCAACGATCCGTACAACGGCTACCCCGCCGGGTTCATCGGCAGCGGCAGCAGCGTGGAAGTGACCATCGTCGACCACGTCAACGGGCCGGACGTCACGCTGACGGCGTCCACCACCAGCATCTCGGAAAACAACGGCACCGCCAGCTTCGGCATTTCCATGGACAAGGCCGTGGAAGAGGACGCCACCTTCACCGTGCGCGTGGACTTTGGCCCGGGCATGACCGAGGCGGACCTGGCCGGGGTGAAGATAGGCACCGGCACGGTATCCACCGACGGCATCGTCCGAATCTTGGGCGGCCCCGACGGCGCCACCGTGGTGGGCTGGGAATTCCAGGTCAGCGTGCCCAAGGGCAGCGCGGGGGGCGGGGCCTTCAGCGTGGTGACGCAGAACGACTACCAGACCGAAGGCAAGGAAACCTTCACCGTGTCGCTGGTGGACAGCCACGGGGGCGAAATCGGCTCCCTTGGCGATGCCCACACGGTCACCGTCAACGACACCCTGGACGGCCCGCAGGTGTATCTGGACACCAGGGGCGACTATGGCACGGCGGAAGAAGGCGGCAGCGCGGAACTGCACATCGGCATGACCAAGGCCGCCGTGGCCGACTTCAGCGTCGACCTTACCGTGCAGACGCCGGAACTGCTGACGCCCGGCTCCACCGCCACGCTGTGGATCAAGACCGCCAGCGGCGACTGGCAGGCCGTGGACACGGCGGTGGCCATCGGCGCGGACGGCTCGCTGCGGGTCACCGTGCCCGCCGGGGCCGTGGACGCCAAGGTCAGCTTCGACCTGGCAGGCAACGACGTGGTGGGCGACAGCCATACCCTCACCGTCACCCTGGACGGCGTTGCCGACGGCGAAAGCGCGGTGCGTTCCGTGGGCTCGCTCACCTCCACCTTTGCCGAGGAAAGCCACAACTCCATCACCTATCAGCTTGCGGGGTCCGCGCCGGACAGCAACGCCGTGGTCACCTACACCCTGAAGGGTGTGGCCTTCGCCAACGTTGCCTCGGTGACCGTGGACGGCCAGGCGGTGACCATCACCAACGTGGGCGGCAAGGCCACCTTCTCGGTGACGGGCGCGGCGGGCGCGGCCATATCCGACCGCATCACCGTCACCTTCAAGGATGCCGGGGCCGCCGCCGACAAGGCCGCCCTGACCATCGGCAGCAGCGTGCGCCTGAGCGCGGACATCGCCGTGGCGGACGCCACCCCCGGCCTCGTGGCGGCAGCGGCCACGCTCATCGCGCTTACCGGCGACGATGCCGCACTGGCGGCCACGGGCGTGCTGCATGTCAGCGACCTGCTGGCGGGCGTGGACGACCCCAGTCCCCACGCGGCGGGCATCGGCTTCGGTGACAACGCCTCGGCCAGCGACGGCATGGGCCACGCAGGTTCCGGCTGGACGACGGATACCGCCAGCGGCGAACTGCATTACAGCCTCACCGGCGACGGGCACTACACCTGGACCGCGCACGACCTGGGCGATGCGGCGGACAAGGCCACCTCCACCCTGACCACCCACGTGCAGACGGGCACCGTGTTCGACGGCTCCGACGATGCGCACGGCATCGGCCTCATCGTGGCCGGATCCAGCCATGGCGACACCATCACCGGTTCCAGCGGCGACGACCGTATCCACGGCGGCGCGGGCAACGACCACCTGTATGGAGGGGACGGCAACGACG